The Pagrus major chromosome 17, Pma_NU_1.0 genome includes a region encoding these proteins:
- the LOC141012263 gene encoding ras-related and estrogen-regulated growth inhibitor-like protein, with amino-acid sequence MVVEGNQQRVEVNILLLGAHSVGKSAVTVRFLTRRFIGEYGDVDSVYSRVDRIDGQDVCFNVWDSPYTQDGEKSPSLPDKQLQWADGIVLVYSICDRSSFHVVRQQLQLIRRSRKPSSVPVVVVGNKRDLRCHRSVSSEEGRLLALSQRCGFFEVSAAETYQDVLLVFQRLVHLIRESRALRKSSAGVRRIVRSVSAVFGKKRAE; translated from the exons atggtggtggaggggaACCAGCAGAGGGTGGAGGTGAACATCCTGCTGCTGGGAGCTCACAGCGTCGGAAAGTCAG ctgtcaCCGTCAGGTTTCTGACCCGGAGGTTTATTGGCGAGTACGGAGACGTCG ATTCAGTTTACAGTCGAGTCGACCGGATCGACGGTCAGGACGTCTGCTTCAACGTCTGGGACTCTCCctacacacag GACGGTGAGAAGAGTCCGTCTCTCCCTGACAAACAGCTGCAGTGGGCTGACGGCATCGTCCTCGTCTACAGTATCTGCGACCGCAGCAGCTTCCACGTGGTCcgccagcagctgcagcttatCCGGCGCAGCAGGAAACCGTCGTCCGTCCCCGTTGTTGTCGTAGGGAACAAACGGGATCTTCGCTGTCATCGCAGCGTTTCCAGCGAGGAGGGACGGCTGCTCGCTCTGTCCCAACGCTGCGGCTTCTTCGAGGTGTCGGCGGCCGAAACGTATCAAGACGTCCTGCTGGTGTTTCAGCGGTTGGTCCACCTCATCAGAGAGAGCCGGGCACTGAGGAAGAGCTCGGCCGGCGTGCGACGGATTGTCCGGAGCGTGTCGGCCGTGTTTGGAAAGAAACGGGCCGAGTAG
- the trim33l gene encoding uncharacterized protein trim33l — translation METAAGRGDGSFSQQCSSCDDSSARCWCVDCNEALCDACVSAHRRVSVTRSHKILNQPAAGSVSTPPIKFCRLHPAEPLKLFCFTCNQLTCRDCQLMGHMNHRYQFVREALDSMKKQLEVQVQPIRMKRDTARQSLQDMETRLQDITDVESKLKSDLQNSYSIICEQLKRRMDVLMDTAKTVCTKEAEKIQRKIQRLKKLQQNQEWVTETAEKSRNTNDLLALLRYKAQIESELKNLADQNLSPPLLMPQLNIVTDNSFLQIVLKFGELDVSWVPFSVDRDTTSAAAASCGLRPQTSSTINIDSPGPPGPPGPLNSSSSSPLCLPPSILNINQSGAPLTTPTAATSTPAVQHLSSSPVVTVSLPGSDQTQVQPKNPVQSVCPSRNLQPVTFCLPPQPSNITILEFLKRPLVLNQPAAPQQTHPPVLLPNSQQVHQVLPMMLSKAPSYTAQQKKNGSRQLLPAAAAASNITPPTSTYSASSSKPLPQTRTTNDLSSSRQLCLPLSYSSAVTLPTSTYRPLPHPDIPSAVPENHLTTCQTASDPTPLGQTATDSDLQPLKDQIETPSGPLSLLQCLTSDVTLGSSSQSPVVRAVADSACDLSVQQVTARQPAENEPTSTMCEETEPAAKPAELSDREEPSSVIGHTHGSLSQSQPRASLVSLPVSPPRPGSLVPGGEEDELHLEEMREDSQSRVDDVTDDVTELPSSPESPVTLQIVSCSACGSSYGSIMCSACGRGYHRGCHVPPVGPDIRSVWICSLCQDLSDPSDPYSSDTPQRPPGPGLSLLDQRKCESLLLCVKVDGCSQLSESGSVRSDLELISERLTLHRSPSYQTAAEFVSDIWRLFKDMKGDVLTRLQESLSPELHLLVLTAASSRDSDGVDTRGSKVKSQDQDVITSESKLTEMRNRLRELLHLKHPDQRGQKRRTDLVLPQDHMVKQLRVRPPVTSQQPIKSLRALPPVDD, via the exons ATGGAGACAGCGGCAGGCCGAGGAGACGGGAGCTTCAGTCAGCAG tGCAGCAGCTGTGACGACTCCTCGGCCAGATGTTGGTGCGTGGACTGTAATGAAGCTCTGTGTGACGCGTGTGTGTCGGCCCATCGCAGAGTGAGCGTCACCCGATCACACAAGATCCTCAACCAGCCGGCAGCCG GAAGCGTCTCGACTCCACCCATCAAGTTCTGCAGACTCCACCCGGCTGAGCCGCTCAAACTCTTCTGCTTCACCTGTAACCAGCTCACCTGTAGAGACTGTCAGCTCATGGGTCACATGAACCACAG gtATCAGTTTGTTAGAGAAGCGTTGGACAGCATGAAGAAGCAGCTGGAGGTCCAggttcagccaatcagaatgaagagagacacagCGAGGCAGAGTCTGCAGGACATGGAGACCAG GCTGCAGGACATCACTGACGTCGAGTCTAAACTGAAGTCAGACTTGCAGAATTCTTACAGCATAATATGTGaacagctgaagaggaggatggaCGTCCTGATGGACACGGCcaag ACGGTGTGCACAAAGGAGGCTGAGAAGATTCAGAGGAAGATCCAGAggctgaagaagctgcagcagaatCAAGAGTGGGTGACTGAAACGGCAGAAAAATCCAGAAACACCAACGACCTGTTGGCTCTGCTCAGGTACAAGGCTCAG atCGAGTCTGAGCTGAAGAATCTGGCGGATCAGAACTTGTCTCCTCCTTTGTTGATGCCTCAGCTGAACATCGTCACTGACAACAGTTTCCTGCAGATCGTTCTGAAGTTTG gTGAACTCGATGTGTCTTGGGTCCCTTTCTCTGttgacagagacaccacttcTGCCGCCGCTGCCTCCTGTGGACTCCGCCCCCAAACCAGCTCTACTATTAACATCGACTCACCTGGTCCACCTGGTCCACCTGGTCCACTGAACTCTTCTTCATCCAGTCCGTTGtgtcttcctccctccatcttaAACATCAACCAATCCGGCGCTCCCCTGACCACACCCACTGCAGCCACCTCCACTCCAGCTGTCCAACACCTGTCCTCCTCACCTGTGGTGACGGTTTCTCTCCCTGGATCCGACCAGACACAGGTGCAGCCAAAGAACCctgttcagtctgtctgtccgtccagGAACCTGCAGCCTGTCACCTTCTGTTTACCTCCTCAACCTTCCAACATCACAATCCTTGAATTCCTCAAACGCCCGCTGGTCCTGAACCAACCCGCTGCTCCCCAACAGACACACCCCCCCGTCCTGCTCCCCAACAGTCAGCAGGTGCACCAGGTGTTACCCATGATGCTCAGTAAGGCTCCATCCTACACCgctcagcagaaaaaaaatggcagtCGTCAGTTACTTCCTGCAGCCGCTGCCGCCTCCAACATCACTCCTCCCACCTCCACCTACTCTGCATCATCCTCTAAGCCCCTCCCCCAAACTAGGACCACCAACGACTTATCCTCATCCCGTCAGTTGTGTCTTCCTCTGTCCTATTCCTCAGCTGTTACTCTGCCCACCTCCACCTACAGGCCCCTCCCCCACCCTGACATCCCCTCAGCTGTTCCAGAGAACCATCTCACTACATGTCAGACCGCCTCTGATCCCACGCCGCTCGGTCAGACTGCGACCGACAGCGACCTCCAGCCTCTGAAGGATCAGATTGAGACACCCAGCGGCCCTCTGTCCCTCCTGCAGTGTCTCACCTCTGATGTCACTCTTGGCTCCTCCTCTCAGAGTCCGGTGGTGAGGGCAGTGGCGGACTCTGCCTGTGATCTCAGCGTTCAGCAGGTGACAGCGCGGCAGCCAGCGGAGAACGAGCCGACGTCCACGATGTGTGAAGAGACCGAACCTGCAGCGAAACCAGCTGAACTATCAGACAGAGAAGAACCGAGCTCTGTGAttggacacacacacggcagtctgagccaatcacagcccAGAGCGTCTCTGGTCAGCCTGCCTGTGTCTCCGCCCCGGCCCGGCAGCCTCGTCCCCGGTGGTGAGGAAGATGAGCTCCAcctggaggagatgagagaggacAGTCAG TCCCGTGTTGATGACGTCACAGATGATGTCACCGAGCTGCCGTCGTCACCAGAGTCTCCTGTGACTCTGCAGATAGTGAGCTGCTCCGCCTGCGGATCATCGTACGGATCAATAATGTGTTCAGCCTGCGGTCGAGGATACCACCGAGGCTGCCACGTTCCTCCTGTTGGACCTGACATCCG GTCGGTGTGGATCTGTTCCCTGTGTCAGGACCTGTCTGACCCCTCTGACCCCTACAGCtctgacacaccacaaagaccTCCGGGTCCCGGTCTCAGCCTGCTGGACCAGAGg aagTGTGagagtctgctgctgtgtgtgaagGTGGACGGCTGCAGTCAACTGTCTGAg tcTGGTTCTGTCCGGTCCGATCTGGAGTTGATCTCGGAGCGTCTGACTCTTCATCGCTCTCCTTCGTATCAAACGGCTGCAGAGTTTGTCTCTGACATCTGGAGGCTCTTTAAAGACATGAAG gGCGATGTTTTAACCAGGCTGCAGGAGAGTTTGAGCCCAGAGCTTCATCTTCTGGTCCTGACGGCAGCGAGCAGCAGAGACAGTGACGGAGTTGACACACGGGGGTCGAAGGTCAAGTCACAGGACCAGGACGTGATCACCAGTGAGTCCAAACTGACAGAGATGAGGAACAGGCTGAGAGAGCTTCTGCATCTCAAGCATCCGGACCAAAGAGGACAGAAACGAAGGACAGACCTCGTCCTCCCCCAGGATCACATGGTCAAACAGCTCAGAGTGAGACCACCTGTGACCTCCCAACAGCCAATCAAAAGCCTCCGTGCCCTCCCACCTGTGGATGATTAA
- the s100v1 gene encoding S100 calcium binding protein V1: MATKYSDLELALNTLVTEFHKAADDGPTMNTTQFQTMISNQLPSFSKTVENEEGLAQVLEQMGVQSGQNISFENFWALINKQAIQLFGATHKEKNIKCGCLLQ; the protein is encoded by the exons ATGGCGACCAAG TACTCAGATTTAGAGCTGGCCCTCAACACGTTGGTCACAGAGTTTCATAAAGCTGCCGATGACGGACCGACCATGAACACCACCCAGTTCCAGACCATGATCTCCAATCAGCTGCCTTCATTCTCCAAG ACTGTGGAGAATGAAGAAGGTCTGGCTCAGGTTCTGGAGCAGATGGGCGTTCAGAGCGGTCAGAACATCTCCTTCGAGAACTTCTGGGCTCTGATCAACAAACAGGCCATCCAGCTGTTCGGAGccacacacaaagagaagaacATCAAGTGTGGCTGCCTCCTGCAGTGA